The proteins below are encoded in one region of Paramisgurnus dabryanus chromosome 2, PD_genome_1.1, whole genome shotgun sequence:
- the ccnd1 gene encoding G1/S-specific cyclin-D1: MEHQLFCCEVDTIRRAYQDSNLLNDRVLKTMLIAEENYLPSPNYFKCVQKEIVPKMRKIVATWMLEVCEEQKCEEEVFPLAMNYLDRFLSVEPTKKTRLQLLGATCMFLASKMKETVPLTAEKLCIYTDNSIRPGELLQMELLALNKLKWDLASVTPHDFIEHFLAKLPIHHSSKQILRKHAQTFVALCATDVNFIASPPSMIAAGSVAAAVQGLYLKSSDSSLSSQNLTHFLSQVIRSDPDCLRSCQEQIESLLESSLRQAQHSISTETKRVEEDVDLSCTPTDVRDINI; this comes from the exons ATGGAGCACCAGCTGTTTTGCTGCGAAGTGGATACCATTAGAAGGGCTTACCAAGATAGCAACCTGTTGAATGACCGAGTTTTAAAGACAATGCTCATAGCTGAGGAGAACTACCTTCCGTCACCCAATTATTTCAAGTGTGTTCAGAAGGAAATTGTGCCTAAAATGAGGAAAATCGTCGCGACGTGGATGCTCGAG GTCTGCGAAGAGCAGAAATGTGAAGAGGAGGTTTTTCCATTGGCTATGAACTACCTGGATAGATTTTTATCGGTGGAGCCCACCAAAAAGACCCGGTTACAGCTGCTAGGAGCCACTTGTATGTTTTTGGCCTCTAAAATGAAAGAAACTGTGCCACTAACAGCAGAGAAGCTGTGCATATACACGGACAACTCGATCCGGCCCGGCGAATTATTG CAAATGGAACTGCTGGCACTAAATAAACTGAAGTGGGATTTAGCCTCCGTGACACCACACGATTTCATTGAACACTTTCTCGCCAAGTTGCCCATACATcacagcagcaagcagataCTCCGCAAGCACGCCCAGACATTTGTGGCCCTCTGTGCAACAG ATGTTAACTTCATCGCAAGCCCTCCGTCCATGATCGCGGCAGGCAGCGTGGCGGCAGCGGTGCAGGGGTTGTATCTGAAGAGCAGCGACAGTTCCCTCTCGTCACAAAACCTCACCCACTTCCTCTCGCAGGTCATCAGGAGCGACCCC GACTGCTTGCGGTCGTGTCAGGAACAGATCGAGTCCCTGCTGGAATCTAGTCTCAGACAAGCTCAGCACAGCATCTCCACAGAGACCAAACGGGTGGAGGAGGACGTGGACCTCTCTTGCACACCCACAGACGTCAGAGACATTAACATCTGA
- the lto1 gene encoding protein LTO1 homolog isoform X2, which translates to MAFMSNNDDLFDSITMADDRFHVQGYQEGFEEGFRQGTIEGKNHGRLHGARLSVEVSFYHGFAVAWKCLLQNSSDIKARKRLKAVESLVGVIEKYSYEDPQYEKHQEDMERVRAKFRQVCSVLNVSTDFKEYVNGSTDMSF; encoded by the exons atggcttTTATGTCTAATAATGATGATTTGTTTGACTCTATTACCATGGCGGATGACAG ATTTCATGTTCAGGGTTATCAAGAAGGATTTGAAGAGGGGTTTCGACAGGGGACCATCGAGGGGAAGAACCACGGGCGTCTGCATGGTGCAAGACTCAGTGTCGAG GTTTCTTTTTATCATGGATTTGCAGTCGCTTGGAAATGTCTCCTACAAAACAGTAGTGACATTAAAGCAAG GAAGAGACTGAAAGCTGTGGAATCATTGGTTGGAGTGATTGAGAAATATTCATATGAAGACCCACAGTATGAGAAACATCAAGAGGACATGGAAAGAGTCCGTGCCAAGTTTCGGCAG GTGTGCTCTGTACTGAATGTGTCAACAGACTTCAAAGAATATGTTAATGGATCAACGGACATGTCCTTCTGA
- the lto1 gene encoding protein LTO1 homolog isoform X1: MAFMSNNDDLFDSITMADDRFHVQGYQEGFEEGFRQGTIEGKNHGRLHGARLSVEPCCFFQVSFYHGFAVAWKCLLQNSSDIKARKRLKAVESLVGVIEKYSYEDPQYEKHQEDMERVRAKFRQVCSVLNVSTDFKEYVNGSTDMSF, encoded by the exons atggcttTTATGTCTAATAATGATGATTTGTTTGACTCTATTACCATGGCGGATGACAG ATTTCATGTTCAGGGTTATCAAGAAGGATTTGAAGAGGGGTTTCGACAGGGGACCATCGAGGGGAAGAACCACGGGCGTCTGCATGGTGCAAGACTCAGTGTCGAG CCCTGCTGTTTTTTCCAGGTTTCTTTTTATCATGGATTTGCAGTCGCTTGGAAATGTCTCCTACAAAACAGTAGTGACATTAAAGCAAG GAAGAGACTGAAAGCTGTGGAATCATTGGTTGGAGTGATTGAGAAATATTCATATGAAGACCCACAGTATGAGAAACATCAAGAGGACATGGAAAGAGTCCGTGCCAAGTTTCGGCAG GTGTGCTCTGTACTGAATGTGTCAACAGACTTCAAAGAATATGTTAATGGATCAACGGACATGTCCTTCTGA
- the fgf19 gene encoding fibroblast growth factor 19 has product MLHLLLIAVWACLIGVKSFPLPDSGPHLANDWGQPVRHRHLYAARRGLHLQIHTDGKITGSHVQTLHSLLEIWPVDTGFVAIKGVASSRFLCMERHGKLYGSHIYTQEDCSFIERVLPDGYNIYISSKHGALVNLGGGKNNKDGTSLSQFLPMLNTLPQEPTSDHQSGEQRSPIDPEHDLQLGLQIDSMDPFGKMSQIVIQSPSFNKR; this is encoded by the exons ATGCTGCACTTACTCTTAATCGCAGTTTGGGCATGTCTCATCGGTGTCAAGAGCTTCCCGCTGCCCGACTCTGGTCCACATTTGGCAAATGACTGGGGACAACCTGTCCGACACCGACATCTGTACGCGGCAAGACGCGGTTTACATCTGCAAATACACACAGATGGGAAAATAACTGGATCACACGTGCAAACTCTTCACA GTTTGCTTGAGATTTGGCCGGTGGATACGGGTTTTGTTGCCATCAAAGGGGTTGCAAGCTCCAGATTTCTCTGTATGGAGAGGCATGGAAAATTGTATGGATCG CACATCTACACGCAAGAGGATTGCTCCTTTATAGAAAGGGTTCTGCCAGACGGCTACAACATCTACATCTCGAGCAAACATGGAGCCCTGGTGAATTTGGGtggtggaaaaaacaacaaagatGGGACTTCTCTATCCCAGTTCCTTCCCATGCTGAACACACTACCGCAGGAACCTACCTCCGACCATCAATCAGGAGAACAGCGCTCTCCCATTGACCCTGAACACGACCTTCAGTTAGGTCTTCAGATCGACAGTATGGACCCTTTTGGAAAGATGTCTCAAATAGTGATCCAAAGTCCCAGTTTTAACAAAAGATGA